A stretch of Halocalculus aciditolerans DNA encodes these proteins:
- a CDS encoding ABC transporter substrate-binding protein → MTAPTVVTLLPSATETAYALGVEPAAVSHECTYPPAAADRPRATACRVDPNADSETINAQLDADDPIYEVHEDVLERVDPDLVVTQGVCDVCAVDSAFVADAVAALDLDCELLTTDSHSLDGVLDDVERIGTALGRERKAADLVADLDARVERVRDATRDLDERRCLVLDWMTPPMVAGHWVPELVDLAGGEYGITDAGAYSGPEDFQDIVDFDPETLVVAPCGYSPAHTRRDLDELRERDGWDDITAVQEDDVHVMDGDVLNCPSPRLVDALEDLAGILHPDALDDEGRSRRTPAASR, encoded by the coding sequence ATGACCGCGCCCACCGTCGTCACGCTCCTGCCGTCCGCGACGGAAACCGCCTACGCGCTCGGCGTCGAACCCGCCGCCGTCAGCCACGAATGCACCTACCCGCCCGCGGCCGCCGACCGCCCGCGCGCCACCGCCTGCCGCGTCGACCCGAATGCCGACTCCGAGACCATCAACGCCCAGCTCGACGCCGACGACCCCATCTACGAGGTCCACGAGGACGTCCTCGAACGCGTCGACCCCGACCTCGTCGTCACGCAGGGCGTCTGCGACGTCTGCGCCGTCGACTCGGCGTTCGTCGCCGACGCCGTCGCCGCCCTCGACCTCGACTGCGAGCTACTCACGACCGACTCGCACTCGCTCGACGGCGTGCTCGACGACGTCGAACGCATCGGCACCGCGCTCGGACGAGAACGGAAGGCCGCCGACCTCGTCGCCGACCTCGACGCCCGCGTCGAGCGCGTCCGCGACGCCACGCGCGACCTCGACGAGCGGCGGTGTCTCGTCCTCGACTGGATGACGCCGCCGATGGTCGCCGGCCACTGGGTCCCCGAACTCGTCGACCTCGCCGGCGGCGAGTACGGCATCACCGACGCCGGCGCGTACAGCGGCCCCGAGGACTTCCAGGACATCGTGGACTTCGACCCCGAGACGCTCGTCGTCGCGCCCTGCGGCTACTCGCCCGCGCACACGCGCCGCGACCTCGACGAACTCCGCGAACGCGACGGCTGGGACGACATCACCGCCGTGCAGGAAGACGACGTGCACGTGATGGACGGCGACGTGTTGAACTGCCCGAGCCCCCGCCTCGTCGACGCGCTGGAAGACCTCGCCGGAATCCTCCATCCGGACGCTCTCGACGACGAGGGACGCTCGCGCCGCACGCCGGCCGCTAGTCGCTGA
- a CDS encoding DHH family phosphoesterase — translation MTDATGLHELLAGADELLVVCHNNPDPDCLASALALGRIAAAAGIDDRKILYSGDISHQQNRAFVNLLDIDLLPFDPALVQDRAADTLLAFVDHSVPGANNRVPDGTPVDIVIDHHPADDVAARFVDHRETAGATATILTEYVHALDVELDATLATALLFAIRRETLGFLRGVTRAEYDAAGRLHEHADIDLLNKLSTPSVTGATIDAIATAIENRKIRGASLITHVGRTTDRDALPQAADYLATLEGVETAIVYGIVDDAIHLSARSTDSRIHIGDAIREAFETVGSAGGHREMAGGEIPLGIFADYTTDDTQLLAIVEQIVTARLVAGLNLSVEEDEDRSERE, via the coding sequence ATGACCGACGCCACCGGCCTCCACGAACTCCTCGCGGGCGCGGACGAACTCCTCGTCGTCTGCCACAACAACCCCGACCCCGACTGCCTCGCGAGCGCGCTCGCGCTCGGCCGCATCGCCGCCGCCGCCGGCATCGACGACCGGAAGATCCTCTACAGCGGCGACATCTCCCACCAGCAGAACCGCGCGTTCGTCAACCTCCTCGACATCGACCTTCTCCCCTTCGACCCCGCGCTCGTCCAAGACCGCGCCGCCGACACACTCCTCGCCTTCGTCGACCACTCCGTCCCCGGCGCGAACAACCGCGTCCCCGACGGCACCCCCGTCGACATCGTCATCGACCACCACCCCGCCGACGACGTCGCCGCGCGCTTCGTCGACCACCGCGAAACCGCCGGCGCGACCGCCACCATCCTCACCGAATACGTCCACGCCCTCGACGTCGAACTCGACGCCACGCTCGCCACCGCCCTCCTCTTCGCCATCCGCCGCGAAACCCTCGGCTTCCTCCGCGGCGTCACCCGCGCCGAATACGACGCCGCCGGCCGCCTCCACGAACACGCCGACATCGACCTCCTCAACAAGCTCTCCACTCCCTCCGTCACCGGCGCGACCATCGACGCCATCGCCACCGCCATCGAGAACCGGAAGATCCGCGGCGCGTCCCTCATCACCCACGTCGGCCGCACCACCGACCGCGACGCCCTCCCCCAAGCCGCCGACTACCTCGCCACCCTCGAAGGCGTCGAAACCGCCATCGTCTACGGCATCGTCGACGACGCCATCCACCTCTCCGCGCGCTCCACCGACAGCCGCATCCACATCGGCGACGCCATCCGCGAAGCCTTCGAAACAGTCGGGAGCGCCGGCGGCCACCGCGAGATGGCCGGCGGCGAAATCCCCCTCGGCATCTTCGCCGACTACACCACCGACGACACCCAACTCCTCGCCATCGTCGAACAGATCGTCACCGCCCGCCTCGTCGCCGGCCTCAACCTCAGCGTCGAAGAAGACGAAGACCGAAGCGAGAGAGAATAG
- the argS gene encoding arginine--tRNA ligase gives MFLAFREEVEDALAGALDSLGYPTDDLGIEEPPEGVDAVLASSAAFRLAGVAESPPPAVAADVADAVDVSGYTYLGGVSSQGPYVNFTPTADYYADTIETADEDHGRLPATGEDVVVEHTSANPTGPVHVGRARNPIVGDAVARLLDYAGHDVDRHYYVNDAGRQMAVFTWAYETFDEDDFDEPPARDRVEYDLVRYYRKGNAFLEDADPAKVEEAEDEIQAIMQGLEEGDEETKARVTEVVDQVLGGMRECLARLPAEFDEFVKETRFMPEPTRDLANTLKEMDEAVFEEGAWQLDLGEYGIDKNLVFLRSDDTSLYPTRDLAHHQWKFEHYDRAVTVLGEDHTLQADQIRTTLDLLGEDTSQLEQILFGWVNLPGGESMSTRAGTGIDLDDLLDEAISRARAEVEDRLEDRIRDDDLDADDVDRIAHQVGIGAVRYDIVSKQPSKAITFEWDDALDFEGQSAPYVQYAHARACGILDAADGASDTVDASLLDADEERHLVREVARFPGVIEGAAEDLRPHQVATFTREFADAFNQFYRACPVLADDVDPATRDARLALVAAARDTLANALDVLGVEAPESM, from the coding sequence ATGTTCCTGGCTTTCCGCGAGGAGGTCGAGGACGCCCTCGCGGGCGCGCTCGACAGCCTCGGTTATCCGACCGACGACCTGGGTATCGAGGAGCCGCCGGAGGGTGTCGACGCCGTGTTGGCGTCGAGCGCGGCGTTCCGGCTCGCCGGCGTGGCGGAGTCGCCGCCGCCGGCGGTCGCGGCCGACGTCGCCGACGCCGTCGACGTGTCGGGGTACACCTACCTCGGCGGCGTCTCGTCGCAGGGGCCGTACGTGAACTTCACGCCGACCGCTGACTACTACGCGGACACCATCGAGACGGCCGACGAGGACCACGGCCGCCTCCCCGCGACCGGCGAGGACGTCGTCGTCGAGCACACGTCGGCGAACCCGACTGGTCCCGTGCACGTCGGCCGCGCGCGGAACCCCATCGTCGGCGACGCCGTCGCGCGCCTCCTCGACTACGCCGGCCACGACGTCGACCGCCACTACTACGTGAACGACGCCGGCCGCCAGATGGCGGTCTTCACGTGGGCGTACGAGACGTTCGACGAGGACGACTTCGACGAACCGCCGGCGCGAGACCGCGTCGAGTACGACCTCGTTCGGTACTACCGGAAAGGAAACGCCTTCCTCGAAGACGCCGACCCGGCGAAGGTCGAGGAAGCAGAAGACGAGATTCAGGCCATCATGCAGGGCCTCGAAGAGGGCGACGAGGAGACGAAGGCGCGCGTCACCGAAGTCGTCGACCAAGTCCTCGGCGGGATGCGGGAGTGTCTCGCGCGCCTCCCCGCGGAGTTCGACGAGTTCGTGAAGGAGACGCGCTTCATGCCCGAACCCACGCGCGACCTCGCGAACACGCTGAAGGAGATGGACGAAGCCGTCTTCGAGGAGGGCGCGTGGCAGCTCGACCTCGGCGAGTACGGCATCGACAAGAACCTCGTCTTCTTACGTTCTGATGACACGAGCCTCTACCCGACGCGCGACCTCGCACACCACCAGTGGAAGTTCGAGCACTACGACCGCGCCGTCACGGTGCTCGGCGAGGACCACACCCTCCAGGCCGACCAGATTCGCACGACGCTCGACCTCCTCGGCGAGGACACGAGCCAGCTCGAACAGATCCTCTTCGGCTGGGTGAACCTCCCCGGCGGCGAGTCGATGAGCACGCGCGCCGGCACCGGCATCGACCTCGACGACCTCCTCGACGAAGCCATCAGTCGCGCGCGCGCCGAGGTCGAAGACCGCCTCGAAGACCGCATCCGCGACGACGACCTCGACGCGGACGACGTCGACCGCATCGCCCACCAGGTCGGCATCGGCGCGGTCCGCTACGACATCGTCTCCAAGCAGCCGTCGAAAGCCATCACGTTCGAGTGGGACGACGCCCTCGACTTCGAAGGCCAGTCCGCGCCGTACGTCCAGTACGCCCACGCCCGCGCCTGCGGCATCCTCGACGCTGCCGACGGCGCGAGCGACACCGTCGACGCCAGCCTCCTCGACGCCGACGAAGAACGCCACCTCGTCCGCGAGGTCGCGCGCTTCCCCGGCGTCATCGAAGGCGCGGCCGAAGACCTCCGCCCCCACCAGGTCGCCACCTTCACCCGCGAGTTCGCCGACGCCTTCAACCAGTTCTACCGCGCCTGCCCCGTCCTCGCCGACGACGTCGACCCCGCCACGCGCGACGCCCGCCTCGCGCTCGTGGCGGCTGCGCGGGATACGCTGGCGAACGCCCTCGACGTGCTCGGGGTCGAAGCGCCAGAATCGATGTAG
- a CDS encoding DUF6276 family protein, whose translation MTCQHCGGETLAFPVPEAARDHLPDDRPGGELCTTCLRVTPTDDPPSEYPDFQTISDAFPRDSEAGAVLACLLAVVDSVALYRSELSALARDAESRGVDVMLFLDRLDADEALQPYFDVDRRNRQLEQLLYE comes from the coding sequence ATGACCTGTCAGCACTGCGGCGGCGAGACGCTCGCCTTTCCCGTGCCGGAGGCGGCGCGCGACCACCTGCCGGACGACCGGCCGGGCGGCGAGCTCTGTACCACCTGCCTCCGCGTGACGCCGACGGACGACCCACCGAGCGAGTATCCGGACTTTCAAACTATCAGCGACGCCTTCCCCCGCGATAGCGAGGCGGGTGCGGTGCTCGCGTGCCTGCTCGCCGTCGTCGACTCCGTCGCGCTCTACCGGAGCGAGCTGTCGGCGCTCGCCCGCGACGCCGAATCCCGCGGCGTCGACGTCATGCTCTTCCTCGACCGCCTCGACGCCGACGAAGCCCTGCAGCCCTACTTCGACGTCGACCGGCGGAACAGGCAGTTAGAACAGTTGCTCTACGAGTAG
- a CDS encoding YfcE family phosphodiesterase, whose product MQVAILSDTHLPEPADELPDAFRERIADADHVIHAGDTASEQALADLRSLTGDLTAVYGNADPDDIDLPKVAALDVVDVTFVVTHGMINHVRAAVYPSSAGLVLSRDDWLDAVTDTARARAGGEETVIAVGGHIHEVVDEIHDGIRALNPGTACGVGVDSATMMTASVDDGDVDVTVHEA is encoded by the coding sequence ATGCAGGTCGCCATCCTCTCTGACACCCACCTGCCCGAGCCGGCGGACGAACTCCCCGACGCCTTCCGCGAGCGAATCGCGGACGCCGACCACGTGATTCACGCGGGCGACACGGCCTCCGAACAGGCGCTTGCCGACCTCCGGAGTCTCACCGGCGACCTGACGGCCGTCTACGGGAACGCGGACCCCGACGACATCGACCTGCCGAAGGTCGCCGCACTCGACGTTGTGGACGTCACGTTCGTCGTCACGCACGGGATGATAAACCACGTTCGCGCGGCCGTCTACCCCTCCTCCGCGGGGCTCGTGCTCTCACGCGACGACTGGCTCGACGCCGTCACCGACACCGCGCGAGCGCGCGCCGGCGGCGAGGAGACCGTCATCGCCGTCGGCGGTCACATCCACGAAGTCGTCGACGAAATCCACGACGGAATTCGCGCGCTCAACCCCGGCACTGCGTGCGGCGTCGGCGTCGACAGCGCGACGATGATGACCGCCAGTGTCGACGACGGCGACGTCGACGTCACCGTCCACGAAGCCTGA
- a CDS encoding MBL fold metallo-hydrolase produces the protein MDVTLLRHATLLVELDGVRFLVDPMLSDAGANPPVENTPNQRRNPLVDLPDAVTDGDSALAHDAVLVTHRHTDHWDAWADAVDPSTPVFCNPADAEHFEADGLTDVRPVDGGETFEGVTLHRTPARHGHGDLAEAMAPVCGFVLDGTESLYIAGDTVWYDAVPETIDDHDPDAVVLNAGAAQFLEGEPITMTAEGVANVRDHVSDGTDVLAVHMDAINHCLLSRDDLREAVDDVAIPDDGETVTL, from the coding sequence ATGGACGTGACTCTCCTGCGGCACGCGACGCTCCTCGTGGAACTGGACGGCGTGCGCTTCCTCGTCGACCCGATGCTCTCCGACGCCGGCGCGAACCCACCGGTCGAAAACACGCCGAACCAGCGGCGGAACCCGCTCGTCGACCTCCCCGACGCGGTGACTGATGGCGATTCGGCCCTCGCTCACGACGCGGTCCTCGTCACGCACCGCCACACGGACCACTGGGACGCGTGGGCGGACGCCGTCGACCCGAGCACGCCCGTCTTCTGCAACCCCGCGGACGCCGAGCACTTCGAGGCGGACGGCCTCACCGACGTTCGCCCCGTCGACGGGGGCGAGACGTTCGAGGGCGTGACGCTCCATCGGACGCCGGCCCGTCACGGCCACGGCGACCTCGCGGAAGCGATGGCTCCCGTCTGCGGGTTCGTCCTCGACGGCACCGAATCCCTCTACATCGCCGGCGACACCGTCTGGTACGACGCTGTCCCTGAGACCATCGACGACCACGACCCGGACGCCGTCGTCCTGAACGCCGGCGCGGCGCAGTTCTTGGAGGGCGAGCCCATCACGATGACCGCGGAGGGCGTCGCGAACGTCCGCGACCACGTGAGCGACGGCACCGACGTCCTCGCCGTCCACATGGACGCTATCAATCACTGCCTCCTCTCCCGCGACGACCTCCGCGAGGCCGTCGACGACGTCGCGATCCCCGACGACGGCGAGACGGTCACCCTCTGA
- a CDS encoding DUF7282 domain-containing protein, whose amino-acid sequence MRRTLLAVVVCVAFAAGAAPGVAAGSGASEDVEAVSGLGFHTVSSPVEHGRDPTIRVGYSAQANATVFFALRDADGAFVGHTGPVETRAGSAVDGRRVPVDDLAGLRTLTVTAYVDDGDRAFDPAADRRLATNATRTFFFAGDDPALGNVAAGATPATRNVTTTYRVTVPASGPLTVSALAIDARHTGLRIDGRAASVNLSISGNLTRAPVANVTTTGSGVAVIDLDRSYALAENDYAVVSLPGRTPGRVGSRTLSVAVNPRSPDAATDTATVDVERAVPTIESVADTAPVAGELDVSYRAPVGAHAFFVAEQNGTRLGHSALVAPDDPIETDGGVRIDLPDGLAGETTLRVVAYNDTNGNGDFDPDADEPYARNGALVAETATPTIGAQTTGVGDENMGSSLIWSAAAVGVSAALLLVAVAAVAVALRRRIVSD is encoded by the coding sequence ATGCGTCGCACCCTCCTCGCGGTCGTCGTCTGCGTCGCGTTCGCGGCCGGTGCAGCGCCGGGCGTCGCCGCCGGCTCGGGAGCCAGCGAGGACGTCGAGGCCGTGAGCGGCCTCGGTTTCCACACCGTCTCGTCGCCGGTCGAACACGGCCGCGACCCGACGATACGCGTCGGCTACAGCGCGCAGGCGAACGCGACCGTGTTCTTCGCGCTCCGGGACGCCGACGGCGCGTTCGTCGGGCACACCGGCCCGGTCGAGACGCGCGCCGGGAGCGCCGTCGACGGCCGCCGCGTCCCCGTCGACGACCTCGCCGGCCTCCGCACGCTCACCGTGACCGCGTACGTGGACGACGGCGACCGCGCCTTCGACCCGGCGGCCGACCGGCGGCTCGCGACGAACGCGACGCGAACGTTCTTCTTCGCCGGCGACGACCCCGCGCTCGGGAACGTCGCGGCGGGAGCCACGCCGGCCACGCGGAACGTCACCACCACCTACCGGGTGACGGTTCCGGCGTCCGGCCCGCTCACGGTGTCCGCGCTGGCGATAGACGCGCGCCACACCGGACTCCGCATCGACGGACGAGCCGCCAGCGTGAACCTGAGCATCAGTGGGAACCTGACTCGCGCGCCCGTGGCGAACGTCACCACGACCGGGAGCGGCGTCGCCGTAATCGACCTCGACCGCTCGTACGCCCTCGCCGAGAACGACTACGCCGTCGTGTCGCTCCCCGGCCGGACGCCCGGCCGCGTCGGCAGTCGAACGCTCTCCGTCGCCGTGAACCCGCGGTCGCCGGACGCCGCGACGGACACCGCGACAGTCGACGTCGAGCGCGCCGTGCCGACCATCGAATCCGTCGCCGACACCGCGCCCGTCGCGGGCGAACTCGACGTCTCCTACCGCGCGCCGGTCGGTGCGCACGCGTTCTTCGTCGCCGAGCAAAACGGCACCCGGCTCGGGCACAGCGCGCTCGTCGCGCCGGACGACCCCATCGAGACCGACGGCGGCGTCCGCATCGACCTGCCCGACGGGCTCGCGGGCGAGACGACGCTCCGCGTCGTCGCCTACAACGACACGAACGGGAACGGCGACTTCGACCCCGACGCCGACGAGCCGTACGCGCGGAACGGCGCGCTCGTCGCGGAGACCGCCACGCCGACCATCGGCGCGCAGACGACGGGCGTCGGAGACGAAAACATGGGTTCGTCGCTCATCTGGTCCGCCGCCGCCGTCGGAGTCAGCGCGGCCCTCCTGCTCGTCGCCGTCGCCGCCGTGGCCGTGGCACTCCGCCGCCGAATCGTCAGCGACTAG
- the twy1 gene encoding 4-demethylwyosine synthase TYW1 codes for MPQQVDSPNYHHEGHTAAQTCGWTANALRGEGTCYKHAWYGIRSHQCIQMTPVVRCNERCVFCWRDHNGHAYELDGVEWDDPEAVVDASIELQKKLLSGFGGNDEVPRERFEEAMEPRHVAISLDGEPTLYPYLPELLEAFHDRGLTTFLVSNGTRPEVLRECDPTQLYVSVDAPERATFDDVVGAMEDDAWENLVETMDVLHGKEETRTVLRTTLVEGENMRNPDWYAGFYERADPDFVEMKGYMHVGHSRGRLSRESMPSPERVDEFASDVQEYMDGFDHRFTQEASRVSLLSKTEDTWVPKLRPDSEFWA; via the coding sequence ATGCCACAGCAGGTCGACTCGCCGAACTACCACCACGAGGGACATACGGCAGCGCAGACGTGCGGGTGGACGGCGAACGCGCTCCGCGGCGAGGGCACCTGCTACAAACACGCCTGGTACGGCATCCGGTCGCACCAGTGCATCCAGATGACGCCCGTCGTTCGGTGCAACGAGCGCTGCGTGTTCTGCTGGCGGGACCACAACGGCCACGCCTACGAGCTCGACGGCGTCGAGTGGGACGACCCGGAGGCCGTCGTCGACGCCTCCATCGAGCTCCAGAAGAAACTCCTCTCGGGGTTCGGCGGAAACGACGAGGTCCCCCGCGAACGCTTCGAGGAGGCGATGGAGCCCCGGCACGTCGCCATCAGCCTCGACGGCGAACCCACGCTCTACCCCTACCTCCCCGAACTCCTAGAGGCCTTCCACGACCGCGGGCTCACGACGTTCCTCGTGTCGAACGGAACACGTCCGGAAGTCCTGCGAGAGTGTGACCCGACGCAGCTCTACGTCTCTGTGGATGCGCCGGAGCGCGCGACGTTCGACGACGTCGTCGGGGCGATGGAGGACGACGCGTGGGAGAACCTCGTGGAGACGATGGACGTCCTGCACGGGAAGGAGGAGACGCGGACGGTGTTGCGGACGACGCTCGTCGAGGGCGAAAATATGAGAAATCCGGACTGGTACGCGGGCTTCTACGAGCGCGCGGACCCGGACTTCGTCGAGATGAAGGGGTACATGCACGTCGGGCACTCGCGGGGGCGGTTGAGCCGGGAGTCGATGCCGTCGCCGGAGCGCGTCGACGAATTCGCGAGCGACGTGCAAGAATACATGGACGGGTTCGACCACCGGTTCACGCAGGAGGCCTCTCGGGTCTCCTTGCTCTCGAAGACCGAGGACACGTGGGTGCCGAAGCTCCGGCCGGACTCGGAGTTCTGGGCGTAG
- the prf1 gene encoding peptide chain release factor aRF-1, with the protein MSEQEGEEVSEDRRKYEFRKLIEDLQDYSGSGTQLVTIYVPPDKQVSDVVAHVTQEHSEASNIKSKQTRTAVQDALTSIKDRLRYYDTFPPENGLVLFSGAVDSGGGQTKMVTEVLESPPQSIQSFRYHCDSEFLTEPLEHMLADKGLYGLIVLDRREANVGWLKGKRVEPVKSASSLVPGKQRKGGQSAQRFARLRLEAIDNFYQEVAGMANDLFVAQRHELDGILVGGPSPTKDEFLDGDYLHHELRDKVLGKFDVSYTDESGLYDLVDAGSEALADAEIMEDKNLMQQFFKQLNAGEEATYGFEPTRKNLVMGSVETLLISEDLRKDVVTYECSNGHDEREVVDARHETKPHECTECGEEVDASDAERDDLIEHLMNIADQRGTDTKFISTDFEKGEQLLNAFGGVAGLLRYSTGV; encoded by the coding sequence ATGAGCGAGCAGGAGGGCGAGGAGGTGTCCGAAGACCGCCGAAAGTACGAGTTCCGGAAGCTCATCGAGGATCTCCAGGACTACTCGGGGTCAGGGACACAGCTCGTCACCATCTACGTGCCGCCGGACAAGCAGGTTTCCGACGTCGTCGCGCACGTCACGCAAGAGCACTCGGAGGCGTCGAACATCAAGTCGAAGCAGACGCGAACTGCGGTACAAGACGCTCTCACGTCTATCAAGGACCGCCTTCGGTACTACGACACGTTCCCGCCGGAGAACGGTCTCGTGCTCTTCTCGGGCGCGGTGGACTCCGGCGGCGGCCAGACGAAGATGGTCACCGAAGTCCTCGAATCGCCGCCGCAGTCCATCCAGTCCTTCCGCTATCACTGCGACAGCGAGTTCCTCACGGAGCCCCTGGAGCACATGCTCGCCGACAAGGGCCTCTACGGCCTCATCGTCCTCGACCGCCGCGAGGCGAACGTCGGCTGGCTAAAAGGCAAACGGGTCGAACCCGTGAAGTCCGCGTCCTCGCTCGTCCCCGGGAAGCAGCGGAAAGGGGGTCAGTCCGCCCAGCGTTTCGCTCGCCTGCGCCTCGAAGCCATCGACAACTTCTACCAGGAGGTCGCCGGGATGGCGAACGACCTCTTCGTCGCCCAGCGCCACGAGCTCGACGGCATCCTCGTCGGCGGCCCCAGCCCCACGAAGGACGAGTTCCTCGACGGCGACTACCTCCACCACGAACTCCGCGATAAAGTCCTCGGCAAGTTCGACGTCTCCTACACGGACGAATCCGGCCTCTACGACCTCGTGGACGCCGGCTCCGAGGCGCTCGCCGACGCGGAGATCATGGAGGACAAGAACCTCATGCAGCAGTTCTTCAAGCAGCTCAACGCCGGCGAGGAGGCCACGTACGGCTTCGAACCCACGCGGAAGAACCTCGTCATGGGATCCGTCGAGACGCTCCTCATCTCCGAGGACCTCCGCAAGGACGTCGTCACCTACGAGTGCTCGAACGGCCACGACGAACGCGAAGTCGTCGACGCCCGCCACGAGACCAAACCCCACGAGTGCACGGAGTGCGGCGAGGAAGTCGACGCCAGCGACGCCGAACGCGACGACCTCATCGAACACCTCATGAACATCGCCGACCAGCGCGGCACCGACACCAAGTTCATCTCCACCGACTTCGAGAAGGGCGAACAGCTCCTCAACGCCTTCGGCGGCGTCGCCGGCCTCCTCCGCTACTCCACCGGCGTCTAA
- a CDS encoding FAD-dependent oxidoreductase yields the protein MSGKYDLVIVGGGISGASLLYTVAKFTDVESVALVEKEDEIAAINSHVTNNSQTLHFGDIETNYTLEKAEEVKEGAELLAGYLENHDGEREMHSKRSKMVLGVGDEEVAKLEERYHEEGFGDLYPKLRPIERDEIAELEPKVVEGRDPAKDLLALQTPDGYVVDYGQTAQSFVEKAEEEEGVDVFTGTKVEDVTETTEGYTLTTDEGPFDADVAVVAAGSHSLQIAKEMGYGEGKVLLPVAGSFFLAEDFLNGKVYTLQMKKLPFAAVHGDADVHDDSITRFGPTAKLVPTLERGRLNTVGDFLDVFGLNVASFLSYGNILADRILLPYVLRNLVYDVPEVGKRTFLPEVQKVVPSAELDDIERAKGYGGVRPQIVDTKKKSLDMGEAKIVGDDVIFNITPSPGASTCLKNAMRDTHTVMDFFDGEYEFDEEAFRADTIGNFPRGENGEELESAVEEVDEDEE from the coding sequence ATGTCAGGGAAATACGACCTAGTCATCGTCGGCGGCGGCATCAGCGGCGCATCGCTCCTCTACACCGTTGCGAAGTTCACCGACGTCGAGTCGGTCGCGCTCGTCGAGAAGGAAGACGAGATCGCGGCGATCAACTCCCACGTCACGAACAACTCGCAGACGCTCCACTTCGGCGACATCGAGACGAACTACACGCTCGAGAAGGCCGAAGAAGTCAAAGAGGGCGCGGAGCTCCTCGCGGGCTACCTCGAGAACCACGACGGCGAGCGCGAGATGCACTCGAAGCGCTCGAAGATGGTGCTCGGCGTCGGCGACGAGGAGGTCGCGAAGCTCGAAGAGCGCTACCACGAGGAGGGCTTCGGGGACCTCTACCCGAAACTCCGCCCCATCGAGCGCGACGAAATCGCAGAGTTAGAGCCGAAGGTCGTGGAGGGCCGCGACCCCGCGAAGGACCTGCTCGCGCTCCAGACGCCGGACGGCTACGTCGTCGACTACGGGCAGACCGCCCAGTCCTTCGTCGAGAAAGCGGAGGAAGAGGAGGGCGTCGACGTCTTCACGGGGACGAAGGTCGAGGACGTCACGGAGACGACGGAGGGCTACACGCTCACGACGGACGAGGGGCCGTTCGACGCGGACGTCGCCGTCGTCGCCGCGGGCTCGCACAGCCTCCAGATCGCGAAGGAGATGGGGTACGGCGAGGGGAAGGTCCTCCTCCCGGTCGCGGGGAGTTTCTTCCTCGCCGAGGACTTCCTGAACGGGAAGGTGTACACGCTCCAGATGAAGAAGCTCCCGTTCGCGGCCGTGCACGGGGACGCGGACGTCCACGACGACTCCATCACGCGCTTCGGGCCGACCGCGAAGCTCGTCCCGACCCTCGAACGCGGTCGCCTGAACACCGTCGGCGACTTCCTCGACGTCTTCGGGCTGAACGTCGCGTCCTTCCTGTCCTACGGGAACATCCTCGCCGACCGCATCCTCCTGCCGTACGTCCTCCGGAACCTCGTCTACGACGTCCCCGAGGTCGGAAAGCGAACCTTCCTCCCCGAAGTCCAGAAGGTCGTGCCGAGCGCAGAGCTCGACGACATCGAGCGCGCGAAGGGCTACGGCGGCGTCCGCCCGCAGATCGTCGACACGAAGAAGAAATCGCTCGACATGGGTGAAGCGAAGATCGTCGGCGACGACGTCATCTTCAACATCACGCCGTCGCCGGGCGCGTCCACCTGCCTGAAGAACGCGATGCGCGACACGCACACCGTCATGGACTTCTTCGACGGCGAGTACGAGTTCGACGAAGAGGCCTTCCGCGCCGACACCATCGGGAACTTCCCGCGCGGCGAAAACGGAGAGGAACTCGAGAGCGCGGTCGAGGAAGTCGACGAAGACGAAGAATAA